From Acidobacteriota bacterium:
CGGCAATTCCAGCAGAGACACGGACCCTTGCGTTCACGGGCCCGGATCCGGGACAGCATGTCATCGACGTCCGATGTCAGCGGCTCCCGGCCCTTGTACAGACAGAGCGCCCGAATGATTTCGGAGGCACTCTGGTAACGTTCATCGATTTTGGCGGAAAGCGCCTTCATGATCATGGCGTCGATCTCCCGGGGGATGCGGCCGTTTTTCAACCGCGGCGGCGTGATCGACCCCGACTGGGCTTTCTCCAGGATTTTGAAGGGATCCGGATCAAATATGGGGGGCTGCCCGATGATCATCTCGTAGAAAATGCACCCCACGGAGTAGATGTCGGAAACGTAGGAGGCCTTGCCGAGAAATTGCTCCGGCGCCATGTAGGGGGGCGAACCGATCCGGGTTGAGGCGTAGGGAACGGAATTCAGCCAGGCCGACGTGCCGAAGTCCGTGATTTTGGCCGTTCCGTCCTCGGACACAAGGATATTGGAAGGGCGGAGATCGCGATGAACGATTTTATTCTTATGGGCATGGTCGATGCCGTAGGCGATCTGGCGGATGAAGGCCAGGGCCCGATCCATAGGAAGGACTTTGTCCCTTTCCAGGATTTTTTCCAGAGTCTTTCCACGGATATATTCCATCACCATGAAAAAGGTGTTTTTTTCCTTTTCCGCGGCCAGCATCCGGACGATATTGGGATGATTGAGCGCGGCCTGAAGCCGGGATTCCTTCAGAAGTTTGAAAAGATCCAGAGATTGTTTGTGCGGAACCTTGATGGCGACTTTGATATCCAGCCACGTGTCCCGGGCCAGGTAAACGGAACCGAAACCGCCGCTGCCCAGAGACCGAAGAATTTCGTATTTGCCGACTTTTTGTCCCTGAAGAAACATCAGTTCCCGACCCGGAAATGCATGACGCAGACAACGGCCGCGACGGCCGCCGTTTCAGCGCGCAGAATAAACGGCCCCAGGCTCACCGTTTCAAAACCGTGGGTGATGATATCGTCCTCCTCCTGTTTTGTCCAGCCCCCCTCGGGACCGATGAGCAGGGAGATGGAAGAGGTGTCGACATCATGGGAAGCCGGGACTCCCGGCTTCAGGGCGTCTCGAAGGAGTGTCGCGGGTTTCTCGGTGAAGGCCAGTTTCTTCCCCTTATTTTCCTGCTCCAAAAACCGCTTCAAGGATATCGTCCCATGGATCTCCGGTATCCGAAAGCCCTTGCTTTGCTTGACCGCCTCCCGGGCGATTCTCTTCCAGCGATCCATGCGGCCGGCCATCCGGTCTTCAACCGCTTGAAGTGACCGATCCGACAGGACCGGGATATATTCGGCCACACCGAACTCCGTGGCCTTCTGAAGAATCGTCTCCATCACCTTGTTGGGGAGCATGGCTTGTGCCAGTGTCACTCGGACGACGGGCGGATCCGGATCTGTTTTTTCCAGAACCTCGAGCAGCGTCTCCCGAACGTCGGTCCGGACCACCCGGGTCCGGACCCGTCTTCCCTGGGAATCGACCAGCCAGACGACATCTCCGGCTTTTCGTCGGGCGACCCGAAAAAGATGATGGTGTTCGCGGCCCTGAAGGTGCAGCCTTGAGACGCCGTCTTCGATGTGTTCGATAAAAAACTGGTTGGAAGTCAAGAGTCGTCCATCAATTCAGTGCACGGTCTTTTTGAACTTTTCGGCGACGCGTCTGTCGACATCATCAAGATCTTCACCCTGAATTTCGGCCAGCCGGACGAGAAGCTTTTTTTCTTCCCGGGACAATTTCCTGGGCGTCAGGACATCCACCTTGACAAAGACATCCCCCCGGCCCCGGCCTCCGAGGATGGGAATGCCCTTGCCTTTGATTTTCAAAACTTCCCCGGCCTGGATTCCCGCCGGAACCTTCAGGACTTCCGAGCCGTCCAATGTCGGAATCTCCACTTTGGCCCCCAGGGCGGCCTGAGAAAACGACAGGGCAAGGCGGCAATACAGATTTTCGTTTTCCCGTTCGAAAAAGGGATGTTTCGCGACACGGATGACGGCATAGAGATCCCCCGGACCTCCGCCGCGCCGCCCCGCCTCTCCCTCTCCGGACAGGCGCAGCCGGGATCCGTCGTCCACACCGGCCGGAATCTTGATGGACATGGTTTTCGTTTGCCGTGTGTTACCCGAACCCCGGCATTCCGGACAGGGATCGGTGATAATCCGCCCTTCTCCCCGGCAATGCGAGCAAGTCCGAACCATGGAAAAAAAGCCCTGTTGCATACGAACCTGCCCTCGGCCGCCGCAAGTGGGACAGGCGGAGGCCGTCGTGCCGGCCCGGGCCCCCATACCATCACATGAGACACAGGATTCGGCCCGGTTGAGAGAGATGTCCTTATCCACACCGAAGGCGGCCTCTTCCAGGCTCAATTCGATTTCCAGAGCCAGGTCGCGGCCGCGCTCGGAGCGGGATCCGGACCGCCCCCCGCGGCGGCCGAAAATATCTCCCATGGAAAATCCGAAAAAGTTGCCCAGAATATCCTCGAAATCCTCGAAAACCGTGGAATCAAAACCGGAAAACCCTCCCCACCCTCCATTTTGTAATCCGCCGTGTCCGTAACGGTCATAGATGCTTCGCTTCTCGGGATCGGCCAGAACACTGTAGGCTTCGGCCGCCTCCTTGAAATTGGCCTCAGCCTCGGCGTTTCCGGGATTCCGGTCGGGATGGTGACGAAGGGCCATTCTCCGATAGGCCCTCTTCACATCGTCAGGAGAGGCCTCCCTCCCGATTTCAAGAATTTCATAATAATCGCGTTTGTTCATATCGTGATTCCCGAAGACCGCCGGCTCTTTTCCTTGGCCACAATCCCCTTTAACTCCTCGGGAAGAAGTCCGGCGGACGGCTTGATTTCAATGCTCTGATTCCGGCCCGACTCCACATCCCGTGCGGAAACATGGACGATGCCGTCGGCGTCGATATCGAACGTCACATCGATTTGCGGCACACCGGCCGGAGCCTGATCGATCCCGACCAGATCGAAGCGGGCCAGCGATCTGTTTTCCGAGGCCTTTTCACTTTCGCCCTGAAGAACGTGGACTCGGACGCGGCGCTGGTCGTTTTCGACCGTTGTGAACGGCACGGTTTTCC
This genomic window contains:
- the dnaJ gene encoding molecular chaperone DnaJ; protein product: MNKRDYYEILEIGREASPDDVKRAYRRMALRHHPDRNPGNAEAEANFKEAAEAYSVLADPEKRSIYDRYGHGGLQNGGWGGFSGFDSTVFEDFEDILGNFFGFSMGDIFGRRGGRSGSRSERGRDLALEIELSLEEAAFGVDKDISLNRAESCVSCDGMGARAGTTASACPTCGGRGQVRMQQGFFSMVRTCSHCRGEGRIITDPCPECRGSGNTRQTKTMSIKIPAGVDDGSRLRLSGEGEAGRRGGGPGDLYAVIRVAKHPFFERENENLYCRLALSFSQAALGAKVEIPTLDGSEVLKVPAGIQAGEVLKIKGKGIPILGGRGRGDVFVKVDVLTPRKLSREEKKLLVRLAEIQGEDLDDVDRRVAEKFKKTVH
- a CDS encoding serine/threonine-protein kinase; this translates as MFLQGQKVGKYEILRSLGSGGFGSVYLARDTWLDIKVAIKVPHKQSLDLFKLLKESRLQAALNHPNIVRMLAAEKEKNTFFMVMEYIRGKTLEKILERDKVLPMDRALAFIRQIAYGIDHAHKNKIVHRDLRPSNILVSEDGTAKITDFGTSAWLNSVPYASTRIGSPPYMAPEQFLGKASYVSDIYSVGCIFYEMIIGQPPIFDPDPFKILEKAQSGSITPPRLKNGRIPREIDAMIMKALSAKIDERYQSASEIIRALCLYKGREPLTSDVDDMLSRIRARERKGPCLCWNCRRPLPHKTRECPYCGETV
- a CDS encoding RsmE family RNA methyltransferase; this encodes MTSNQFFIEHIEDGVSRLHLQGREHHHLFRVARRKAGDVVWLVDSQGRRVRTRVVRTDVRETLLEVLEKTDPDPPVVRVTLAQAMLPNKVMETILQKATEFGVAEYIPVLSDRSLQAVEDRMAGRMDRWKRIAREAVKQSKGFRIPEIHGTISLKRFLEQENKGKKLAFTEKPATLLRDALKPGVPASHDVDTSSISLLIGPEGGWTKQEEDDIITHGFETVSLGPFILRAETAAVAAVVCVMHFRVGN